Proteins from one Oncorhynchus tshawytscha isolate Ot180627B linkage group LG16, Otsh_v2.0, whole genome shotgun sequence genomic window:
- the LOC112236726 gene encoding U6 snRNA-associated Sm-like protein LSm5 — protein sequence MAATPATNPSQLLPLELVDKCIGSRIHIVMKNDKEIVGTLLGFDDFVNMVLEDVTEFEITPEGRRITKLDQILLNGNNITMLIPGGEGPEV from the exons ATGGCAGCCACTCCAGCTACAAATCCGTCACAGTTGCTCCCACTTG AGCTCGTGGACAAATGTATAGGTTCCCGAATCCATATCGTCATGAAGAACGACAAAGAAATTGTTGGCACCCTGTTGGGTTTCGACGATTTTGTCA ACATGGTGCTCGAGGACGTGACAGAATT TGAAATCACACCGGAGGGAAGGAGGATCACCAAACTGGATCAGATACTGCTCAACGGCAACAACATCACCATG CTCATACCTGGAGGTGAAGGGCCCGAAGTATGA